The genomic interval CGCGGCATACCCTTCCAGTGCGTGATCGGCACGGGGCGCGTGATCAAAGGGTGGGACCAAGGCTTGATGGGCATGCGCGTCGGCGGCAAACGCAAACTGCAGGTGCCGGCGCACCTGGGGTATGGCGAGCGCAGTGTGGGGGCGATACCGCCGAATTCGGATTTGACGTTTGAGATCGAGCTGCTGGAAGTGCTGACGCGGGATGATTGAGATATTGATGAGTTTTTGCGGGTGTATGCCTTGAGGTTTGCAGTGCCTACGAGATCGAGCGCCGCCCGCGCGGCGCTTCGCAGCACAAGGCTGCTCCTACATTTGTTTCGGGCCAGTCACGCTTGCACCCTAGCGCGCGACCGCCTTGTTTGTCCGACTCGATATTGAGACGGGCACAAAGGGGCCGCGCGCCAATCTCACAGGACTAATTGGCCTGAAAC from Pseudomonas kermanshahensis carries:
- a CDS encoding FKBP-type peptidyl-prolyl cis-trans isomerase gives rise to the protein MSSELQIIDLVEGDGKAAVKGALITTQYTGWLADGSTFDSSWSRGIPFQCVIGTGRVIKGWDQGLMGMRVGGKRKLQVPAHLGYGERSVGAIPPNSDLTFEIELLEVLTRDD